One Burkholderia cepacia genomic window carries:
- a CDS encoding S1C family serine protease, with product METPTPSGNLLQDLSANLAAIAERVGRSVVAVHGRHRFPSSGVIWQPGVVVTAAHTLRYEEGIEVSLADGRTVAAVFAGRDPGTDLAVLRMGDVASSPVETGDARSLKAGHLVLAVARVDRFGASADFGVVGTAGGPWRTWRGGQFDAFVRLDGGLRPGFSGAALTDMQGRVMGLCTSALAPGAGMLIPASIVARVCDELSRKGRVSRGYLGVGTQTVNLPQAWVTKLNLASGRGLLVVSLAAGGPAEQAGVLIGDVLIELDGQPCRDMDDVHAALGGERIGQSLKIGLIRGGERSECTVTVGERPQRNSCC from the coding sequence ATGGAAACCCCAACCCCCAGCGGAAATCTGCTGCAGGATCTTTCCGCCAACCTGGCGGCCATCGCCGAGCGCGTTGGCCGGAGTGTCGTCGCGGTGCACGGCCGGCACCGCTTTCCGTCCAGTGGAGTAATCTGGCAACCGGGCGTGGTGGTCACGGCGGCGCATACGCTCAGGTACGAAGAAGGTATTGAAGTCAGCCTGGCCGATGGCCGCACCGTGGCGGCCGTCTTCGCCGGACGGGATCCCGGCACCGACCTGGCCGTGCTGAGGATGGGCGACGTGGCGTCGAGCCCGGTCGAGACCGGCGACGCGCGTTCGCTCAAGGCCGGCCATCTGGTGCTCGCGGTGGCGCGCGTGGACCGGTTCGGCGCCAGCGCGGATTTCGGCGTCGTGGGCACGGCAGGCGGTCCATGGCGGACCTGGCGAGGCGGCCAGTTCGATGCTTTCGTGCGACTGGATGGCGGACTGCGCCCCGGTTTCTCCGGTGCAGCTTTGACGGATATGCAGGGGCGGGTGATGGGGCTGTGCACGTCGGCGCTCGCGCCTGGCGCGGGCATGCTGATTCCGGCCTCGATCGTGGCGCGCGTGTGCGACGAGTTGTCGAGAAAGGGGCGTGTCTCGCGCGGCTACCTTGGCGTGGGCACCCAGACGGTGAACCTGCCGCAGGCATGGGTGACGAAACTGAATCTGGCTTCCGGGCGCGGGCTGCTGGTGGTGTCGCTTGCGGCGGGCGGGCCTGCGGAGCAGGCCGGGGTGCTGATCGGAGACGTGCTGATCGAACTGGACGGCCAGCCGTGCCGCGACATGGACGACGTGCATGCCGCACTTGGCGGCGAGCGCATCGGACAGTCGTTGAAGATCGGGCTGATCCGCGGCGGCGAGCGCAGCGAGTGCACGGTCACGGTGGGCGAACGCCCGCAACGGAATTCATGCTGCTGA